In one Modestobacter sp. L9-4 genomic region, the following are encoded:
- a CDS encoding RimK family alpha-L-glutamate ligase: MVRVLLVMTDVDWYENAGYAAAWVRALEAEGAEVERLARIPADWPVSGPPAGRYDLAIAHVLVEEVVAYAPTFALATLLEAAGVPLLNPVAALVASADKLVTHAVWAAAGLPQPAAWDLAQVREWPMPGRQMVLKPALGDGARYIELVGDLAAAHRVEEGWRADEAAGGHRRGTSLLQEWVAEPACARIFATPTTTSAAYEKDREEGALVTHGTVYPRVYEPSPELAALAQRMVAALGGGLMGVDVLIEPGGRLLALEANAPFGFDVTDPGQGRWVARAALSLAERAAAGRRAPAA, encoded by the coding sequence GTGGTGCGCGTGCTGCTGGTGATGACCGACGTCGACTGGTACGAGAACGCCGGCTACGCAGCCGCCTGGGTGCGGGCGCTGGAGGCCGAGGGCGCGGAGGTGGAGCGGCTGGCCCGCATCCCCGCCGACTGGCCGGTCAGCGGCCCTCCCGCGGGCCGCTACGACCTGGCGATCGCCCACGTCCTGGTCGAGGAGGTGGTGGCCTACGCGCCCACCTTCGCCCTGGCCACCCTGCTGGAGGCCGCCGGCGTCCCGCTGCTCAACCCGGTCGCGGCCCTGGTCGCCTCCGCCGACAAGCTCGTCACCCACGCCGTGTGGGCCGCCGCCGGCCTGCCGCAGCCCGCCGCCTGGGATCTCGCGCAGGTCCGCGAGTGGCCGATGCCCGGCCGGCAGATGGTGCTCAAGCCCGCGCTCGGCGACGGGGCGCGCTACATCGAGCTGGTCGGCGACCTGGCCGCCGCGCACCGCGTCGAGGAGGGCTGGCGGGCCGACGAGGCGGCCGGCGGCCACCGGCGCGGCACGTCGCTGCTGCAGGAGTGGGTCGCCGAGCCGGCGTGCGCGCGCATCTTCGCCACCCCCACCACCACCTCGGCGGCCTACGAGAAGGACCGGGAGGAGGGCGCACTGGTCACCCACGGCACCGTCTACCCGCGGGTGTACGAGCCTTCCCCGGAACTGGCGGCCCTCGCCCAGCGCATGGTCGCCGCCCTCGGCGGTGGCCTGATGGGCGTCGACGTGCTCATCGAGCCTGGCGGGCGGCTGCTCGCGCTGGAGGCCAACGCGCCGTTCGGCTTCGACGTCACCGACCCTGGGCAGGGCCGCTGGGTCGCCCGCGCCGCCCTCTCCCTCGCCGAGCGCGCCGCGGCCGGACGCCGGGCCCCCGCGGCGTGA
- a CDS encoding circularly permuted type 2 ATP-grasp protein translates to MNGASLDEALLPDGTDRPHAAAALQAVRGYGPTALAADVARAAADLGLEHGPAGEAHAFTVDPVPRVLERTEWAAVAAGVDQRLRALEAFVADAHGPREAVRAGVVPAAVLDTNRYLAPGLPTPRRWIGMAGPDLVRGADGEFVVLEDNVRTPSLLAYSLAARDLVAPRLGVQPGPVPVREVAAEAMRRMLADATDVPDPVVAVLGDGPRSAVSWEIDRFGELVDAPVVLPGQLTVRGEDLLLPDGRRVDLLWRRTSEERLTDDDGRPNELGELLLPALRAGTVTVVNAFGTGVADDKRTFPYVEDLVRHFLGEEPLLRSQPAYDLGDPATCAAVLDRLPELVLKPRSGSGGWGILIGPRATAEQLERARAAVLTAPGEWIAQEPVALSTHPTVVDGALAPRHVDYRPYAFCTDAGTVVLPGGLTRFSLAAGDLVVNASQGGGAKDTWVPGPGTNGG, encoded by the coding sequence GTGAACGGCGCCAGCCTCGACGAGGCGCTGCTGCCCGACGGGACCGACCGCCCGCACGCCGCCGCGGCACTGCAGGCGGTCCGCGGGTACGGCCCGACCGCCCTGGCCGCCGACGTCGCCCGGGCCGCGGCCGACCTGGGCCTGGAGCACGGCCCGGCCGGGGAGGCGCACGCCTTCACCGTCGACCCGGTGCCACGGGTGCTCGAGCGCACCGAGTGGGCCGCCGTCGCGGCCGGCGTCGACCAGCGGCTGCGGGCGCTGGAGGCGTTCGTCGCCGACGCCCACGGCCCGCGCGAGGCGGTCCGCGCCGGCGTCGTCCCGGCCGCGGTGCTGGACACCAACCGCTACCTGGCACCCGGGCTGCCCACCCCGAGGCGGTGGATCGGGATGGCCGGTCCCGACCTCGTCCGCGGCGCCGACGGGGAGTTCGTCGTCCTGGAGGACAACGTGCGGACGCCGTCGCTGCTGGCCTACTCCCTGGCCGCCCGTGACCTGGTGGCCCCGCGGCTGGGCGTGCAGCCCGGTCCGGTGCCGGTGCGCGAGGTCGCCGCCGAGGCGATGCGCCGGATGCTCGCCGACGCCACCGACGTCCCCGACCCGGTGGTGGCGGTGCTCGGCGACGGGCCACGCAGCGCGGTGTCCTGGGAGATCGACCGCTTCGGGGAGCTGGTCGACGCCCCGGTCGTGCTGCCCGGCCAGCTCACCGTGCGGGGCGAGGACCTGCTTCTGCCCGACGGGCGCCGGGTGGACCTGCTGTGGCGGCGCACCAGCGAGGAGCGGCTGACCGACGACGACGGCCGGCCGAACGAGCTCGGTGAGCTGCTGCTGCCCGCCCTGCGTGCCGGCACGGTCACCGTGGTCAACGCCTTCGGCACCGGTGTCGCCGACGACAAGCGCACCTTCCCCTACGTCGAGGACCTGGTCCGCCACTTCCTGGGCGAGGAGCCGCTGCTGCGCTCCCAGCCCGCGTACGACCTCGGCGACCCCGCCACCTGCGCCGCCGTGCTGGACCGGCTGCCCGAGCTGGTGCTCAAGCCGCGGTCGGGCTCGGGCGGGTGGGGCATCCTCATCGGGCCGCGCGCCACCGCCGAGCAGCTCGAGCGCGCCCGCGCCGCCGTCCTGACCGCACCCGGTGAGTGGATCGCGCAGGAACCGGTCGCGCTGTCGACGCACCCCACGGTCGTCGACGGCGCGCTGGCACCCCGGCACGTCGACTACCGCCCCTACGCCTTCTGCACCGACGCCGGCACCGTCGTGCTGCCCGGTGGCCTCACCCGCTTCTCCCTGGCCGCCGGTGACCTGGTCGTCAACGCCTCCCAGGGCGGCGGCGCCAAGGACACCTGGGTCCCCGGACCCGGCACGAACGGAGGGTGA
- a CDS encoding sugar porter family MFS transporter: protein MVALVSAISGLLYGYDTGIISGALLQISDEFGIGSGWEQVIAASILAGAVIGALACSRLSQRLGRRKTLLIVGVVFVLGSAGAALAPNPVLLSLARVVLGFAVGGATQTAPTYVAELAPSKYRGRLVLFFQIAIGVGILIATIIGASESVDWRISIGAATVPSALMFLLMLRLPDSPRWLVKAGREDEARQALERVRPKGSDVSGELHDINELVEAETSASTSGWRGLRERWVRPALIVGCGLAVFTQLSGIEMIVYYSPTILTDNGFSNTVALRVSVGLGATYLITQLIGLAIIDRVGRRRLTLLTLPGAALSLIVLGTFFVTDHAGKAQVPYIIATLIAFMAFTAGGIQLMGWLTGSEIYPLATREAGAAAQSASLWGTNLLITLSLLTIIDTIGTGQTFWLYAAFNVAGFVFLYRKMPELTGRSLEQIENRLSKGKFTPADFAGTR, encoded by the coding sequence ATCGTCGCCCTCGTGTCGGCGATCTCCGGCCTGCTCTACGGCTACGACACCGGCATCATCTCCGGCGCGCTGCTGCAGATCAGCGACGAGTTCGGCATCGGCAGCGGCTGGGAGCAGGTGATCGCGGCCTCCATCCTGGCCGGTGCGGTCATCGGCGCCCTCGCGTGCAGCCGGCTCAGCCAGCGGCTCGGCCGCCGCAAGACGCTGCTGATCGTCGGCGTCGTGTTCGTCCTCGGGTCGGCGGGGGCCGCCCTGGCGCCGAACCCGGTACTGCTGTCCCTAGCCCGCGTGGTGCTCGGCTTCGCCGTCGGCGGGGCCACCCAGACCGCCCCGACCTACGTGGCGGAGCTGGCCCCCAGCAAGTACCGCGGGCGCCTGGTGCTGTTCTTCCAGATCGCCATCGGCGTCGGCATCCTCATCGCCACCATCATCGGGGCGAGCGAGAGCGTCGACTGGCGGATCTCCATCGGTGCGGCCACCGTACCCAGCGCGCTGATGTTCCTGCTGATGCTGCGGCTGCCCGACAGCCCGCGCTGGCTGGTCAAGGCCGGCCGCGAGGACGAGGCCCGGCAGGCCCTCGAGCGGGTCCGCCCGAAGGGCAGTGACGTCTCCGGCGAGCTGCACGACATCAACGAGCTGGTCGAGGCGGAGACGAGCGCGAGCACCAGCGGCTGGCGCGGCCTGCGCGAGCGCTGGGTGCGGCCGGCCCTGATCGTCGGGTGCGGGCTGGCGGTCTTCACCCAGCTGTCGGGCATCGAGATGATCGTCTACTACTCCCCGACGATCCTCACCGACAACGGCTTCTCCAACACCGTGGCGCTGCGGGTGTCGGTCGGTCTCGGCGCCACCTACCTCATCACCCAGCTGATCGGGCTGGCGATCATCGACCGCGTCGGCCGGCGGCGGCTGACGCTGCTCACCCTCCCGGGGGCGGCGCTGTCGCTCATCGTGCTGGGCACCTTCTTCGTCACCGACCACGCCGGCAAGGCGCAGGTGCCCTACATCATCGCCACGCTCATCGCCTTCATGGCCTTCACCGCCGGCGGCATCCAGCTGATGGGCTGGCTCACCGGCTCGGAGATCTACCCACTGGCCACCCGCGAGGCGGGAGCTGCCGCCCAGTCGGCGTCGCTGTGGGGCACCAACCTGCTCATCACCCTGTCGCTGCTGACCATCATCGACACGATCGGCACCGGCCAGACCTTCTGGCTCTACGCCGCGTTCAACGTCGCCGGGTTCGTCTTCCTTTACCGGAAGATGCCCGAGCTCACCGGCCGCAGCCTGGAGCAGATCGAGAACCGGCTGTCGAAGGGCAAGTTCACCCCGGCGGACTTCGCCGGCACGCGCTGA
- a CDS encoding APC family permease, whose product MDSTTQQNDTSLTDFGYTQQLDRRIGRFASFAAGVSYISILTGTFQLFYFGYGAGGPSYVWSWPAVFIGQLMVALCFAELAARYPIAGSLYNWTKRLGSRTTAWMAGWMMLTASIVTLSATVLAYQITLPQLWSGFQVVGDGTGTYDVAVNAVVLGSGLILFTTLVNAFGVKLMARINSIGVFIELVAAVLIIVILAVHAVRGPGEVLTQTAGRGEGQQLGYLGAFLVAALASGYVMYGFDTASSMGEETIDARRTAPRAIIRAITASFVLGGLILLFGLMSVQDLGDPQLSSSTGGLQYVLLSAAGGGLGKVFLLCIAIAITVCCLAVHTATVRMMFAMARDNNLPFAARLARVDPKRRTPVLPAVLIGVLSIAILVVNIRQPQIFTAVTSIAVVMIYVAYLLVTVPMLIARLRGRWPLPAPADGARHFSLGRWGLPVNVLAVLWGGGMALNLAWPRSEVYNATDPHHWYLQWAAFVFIGAIAAVGLAYYLLRQRHRTGVLAEHAA is encoded by the coding sequence GTGGACTCCACGACCCAGCAGAACGACACCTCGCTCACCGACTTCGGCTACACCCAGCAGCTGGACCGCAGGATCGGCCGGTTCGCCAGCTTCGCCGCCGGCGTCAGCTACATCTCGATCCTGACCGGCACCTTCCAGCTCTTCTACTTCGGTTACGGCGCGGGCGGCCCGTCCTACGTCTGGTCCTGGCCGGCGGTGTTCATCGGCCAGCTGATGGTGGCGCTGTGCTTCGCCGAGCTGGCCGCGCGCTACCCGATCGCCGGCTCGCTCTACAACTGGACCAAGCGGCTGGGCAGCCGGACGACGGCCTGGATGGCCGGCTGGATGATGCTGACGGCCTCGATCGTCACCCTGTCGGCGACCGTGCTGGCCTACCAGATCACCCTGCCGCAGCTGTGGTCCGGCTTCCAGGTCGTGGGCGACGGCACCGGCACCTACGACGTGGCCGTCAACGCCGTCGTGCTGGGCAGCGGGCTGATCCTCTTCACGACCCTGGTCAACGCCTTCGGGGTGAAGCTGATGGCGCGGATCAACAGCATCGGGGTCTTCATCGAGCTCGTCGCCGCCGTGCTGATCATCGTCATCCTCGCGGTGCACGCCGTCCGCGGACCGGGTGAGGTCCTCACCCAGACCGCCGGCCGGGGCGAGGGGCAGCAGCTGGGCTACCTGGGCGCCTTCCTGGTCGCCGCGCTGGCCTCGGGCTACGTCATGTACGGCTTCGACACCGCCAGCTCCATGGGGGAGGAGACGATCGACGCCCGGCGCACCGCACCCCGGGCGATCATCCGGGCGATCACCGCCTCGTTCGTCCTCGGCGGGCTCATCCTGCTGTTCGGCCTGATGTCGGTGCAGGACCTCGGCGACCCGCAGCTGTCCTCCTCGACCGGCGGGCTGCAGTACGTGCTGCTGTCGGCGGCCGGGGGCGGGCTGGGCAAGGTCTTCCTGCTCTGCATCGCCATCGCCATCACGGTGTGCTGCCTGGCGGTGCACACCGCGACGGTCCGGATGATGTTCGCGATGGCGCGGGACAACAACCTGCCCTTCGCGGCCCGCCTCGCCCGGGTGGACCCGAAGCGCCGGACCCCGGTCCTGCCCGCCGTGCTCATCGGGGTGCTGTCGATCGCGATCCTGGTGGTCAACATCCGGCAGCCGCAGATCTTCACCGCCGTCACCAGCATCGCGGTGGTCATGATCTACGTGGCCTACCTGCTGGTCACCGTGCCGATGCTCATCGCCCGGCTGCGCGGACGGTGGCCGCTGCCGGCCCCGGCGGACGGCGCCCGGCACTTCTCGCTGGGCCGCTGGGGCCTGCCGGTCAACGTGCTGGCCGTGCTGTGGGGCGGGGGCATGGCGCTGAACCTGGCCTGGCCGCGCAGCGAGGTCTACAACGCCACCGATCCGCACCACTGGTACCTGCAGTGGGCCGCGTTCGTCTTCATCGGCGCCATCGCCGCGGTCGGGCTCGCCTACTACCTGCTCCGGCAGCGGCACCGGACCGGCGTCCTGGCCGAGCACGCCGCCTGA
- a CDS encoding phosphatidylcholine/phosphatidylserine synthase, whose translation MRRRLAGWAVHVYTASGSVLALLIVLAALDGEAVTALWIGLAALVVDGTDGMLARAARVKETITWFDGARLDDIVDYLTYVFAPVVLLWTTGALPDGLPGYVLAALPLLASCYQFCRTDAKTEEHAFLGFPSYWNVVAFYVIVLDLGRGTVAAVLVVCSVLVFVPVHYLYPSRTRTLRTLSLALTAVWIGTYAVLLVQYPDVNPVVVAVSLGYLVFYVAVSGHLTLMARRRRAAGTPVAVDTAS comes from the coding sequence TTGCGCCGACGCCTGGCTGGCTGGGCGGTGCACGTCTACACCGCGAGCGGTTCCGTGCTGGCCCTGCTCATCGTGCTGGCCGCCCTCGACGGCGAGGCGGTCACGGCCCTGTGGATCGGCCTGGCCGCCCTCGTCGTCGACGGCACCGACGGGATGCTCGCCCGCGCCGCCCGCGTCAAGGAGACGATCACCTGGTTCGACGGGGCCCGGCTCGACGACATCGTCGACTACCTGACCTACGTCTTCGCCCCGGTCGTCCTGCTCTGGACGACGGGGGCGCTGCCCGACGGACTGCCGGGGTACGTGCTGGCCGCGCTGCCGCTGCTGGCGTCCTGCTACCAGTTCTGCCGGACGGACGCCAAGACCGAGGAGCACGCCTTCCTCGGGTTCCCCAGCTACTGGAACGTCGTCGCCTTCTACGTGATCGTCCTGGACCTGGGCCGCGGCACCGTGGCCGCCGTCCTGGTGGTGTGCTCGGTGCTGGTCTTCGTGCCGGTCCACTACCTGTACCCGTCCCGGACCAGGACGCTGCGGACGCTGAGCCTGGCGCTCACCGCCGTCTGGATCGGCACCTACGCGGTGCTGCTGGTGCAGTACCCGGACGTCAACCCCGTGGTGGTCGCCGTGTCGCTGGGGTACCTGGTGTTCTACGTGGCGGTCAGCGGGCACCTCACGCTCATGGCACGCCGCCGCCGTGCCGCCGGGACACCGGTGGCGGTGGACACCGCCTCCTGA
- a CDS encoding BTAD domain-containing putative transcriptional regulator produces the protein MDGTSFGVLGPVQAWRGGHLLPCRTARHRAVLAALLVDPGDVVPVDVLVDRVWSGQPPPSVATTLPAVVSRLRRELEPDAVPGRWTVLVTRPPGYAIAVDPAAVDAVRFVRLLRAARDLAEQDDVAAARSTVGEALGLWRGPAYADVAAAFATAECERLGRLRIDARELAAELDLRLGRHVEVVDELRELLATDPLREGVRASLMLALYRAGRQAEALAVHAEGRALLAEELGVDPGRPLQSLYQRILRQDPGLAPPSTDRPRRPDGVQRPAGPSAPAPLDPLATPLTTFIGRAGELATLARALADRRLTTVVGPGGAGKTRLALEAARRRPADAPPAVLVELAEVEDADLVPAQVATVLGVSLTSGDPVGAIRTALRDRSLLLVLDNCEHVVAAAAELCAALLPHCPGLRVLATSREPLALPGEALLLCGPLPAGGPGSDAEQLFLDRARLTVPSLAEPTAEELAQVRALCAALDGLPLAVELAAACLTTLPLAEVAGRLDERFTLLSGGWRSARPRQRTLAATVAWSVDLLSVQERTVLQAVSVLPGSFSPDAVDAVAGQDVGGTTLGLLRGLVAKSLVELDRGAGRYRVLETIRQYAEQSLDAGAARRLRDRHAAHVLALTERLEPTLRGPGWTAGARRLDAEQPGLRAALAHATATGQGELALRTASALSWWWYRRGHVQEGRRWLAAALAVPGVPPAVRSGGLLGDALLAYLSGDVASIWARTNEIVALADERDGVLPLALVLRGFVRALLGQPDPDGETARDIARGLELAHASGIQWVQAEIAMTLGQFARVAGDTAGALARLAEAESLALALGHSWARSSALWVRAKALVDVGRGPEALDALRRMVEVTHPEGDVTGTLAGLLASVGAATVSGRARSAAVLLGAVDAAARRVGYDPLRMDPVDGRRYVEATRAALDPAEYADGLAEGELLDLTAACTLVGELAGGTTDPPVRKAGTSRAQGRSTTVVLPTDQEREHGTRNARPPDHGHDGR, from the coding sequence GTGGACGGGACCTCCTTCGGAGTCCTCGGCCCGGTCCAGGCCTGGCGGGGCGGTCACCTCCTGCCCTGCCGCACGGCCCGTCACCGCGCGGTGCTGGCGGCCCTGCTCGTCGACCCCGGCGACGTCGTCCCCGTCGACGTGCTGGTCGACCGGGTCTGGAGCGGGCAGCCACCGCCGTCGGTCGCCACGACGCTGCCGGCGGTGGTCTCCCGGCTGCGGCGCGAGCTGGAACCGGACGCCGTCCCCGGCAGGTGGACCGTCCTGGTCACCCGGCCACCGGGGTACGCGATCGCGGTGGACCCCGCGGCCGTCGACGCGGTGCGCTTCGTCCGGCTGCTGCGGGCCGCGCGCGACCTCGCCGAGCAGGACGACGTCGCCGCCGCCCGGTCGACCGTCGGCGAGGCACTCGGGTTGTGGCGCGGCCCGGCGTACGCCGACGTCGCGGCCGCCTTCGCCACCGCGGAGTGCGAGCGCCTGGGCCGGCTCCGGATCGACGCCCGGGAGCTGGCCGCCGAGCTGGACCTCCGGCTGGGCCGGCACGTCGAGGTCGTCGACGAGCTGCGCGAGCTGCTGGCCACCGACCCCTTGCGCGAGGGCGTGCGGGCCTCCCTCATGCTCGCGCTGTACCGGGCCGGCCGGCAGGCGGAGGCGCTGGCCGTGCACGCCGAGGGCCGCGCACTGCTCGCCGAGGAGCTCGGGGTCGACCCCGGCCGGCCGCTCCAGTCGCTGTACCAGCGGATCCTCCGCCAGGACCCGGGCCTGGCCCCACCGAGCACCGACCGGCCCCGGCGCCCCGACGGCGTCCAGCGCCCGGCGGGACCGTCCGCACCCGCACCGCTGGACCCCCTGGCGACCCCGCTGACCACCTTCATCGGGCGCGCCGGGGAACTGGCGACCCTGGCGCGGGCCCTGGCCGACCGCCGGCTCACCACCGTGGTCGGCCCCGGCGGCGCCGGCAAGACCCGGCTCGCCCTGGAGGCCGCCCGCCGGCGACCGGCGGACGCGCCACCGGCCGTGCTCGTCGAGCTGGCCGAGGTGGAGGACGCCGACCTGGTCCCCGCGCAGGTGGCCACCGTGCTGGGCGTCAGCCTCACCAGCGGGGACCCGGTCGGGGCGATCCGGACCGCGTTGCGCGACCGCTCGCTGCTGCTCGTGCTGGACAACTGCGAGCACGTGGTGGCCGCCGCGGCCGAGCTGTGCGCCGCGCTGCTCCCCCACTGTCCCGGCCTCCGGGTCCTGGCCACCTCCCGCGAACCGCTGGCCCTGCCCGGTGAGGCCCTGCTGCTGTGCGGCCCCCTGCCCGCCGGCGGACCGGGCAGCGACGCGGAGCAGCTGTTCCTCGACCGTGCCCGGCTCACCGTCCCCTCGCTGGCCGAGCCGACCGCGGAGGAGCTGGCGCAGGTCCGTGCACTGTGCGCCGCCCTCGACGGTCTGCCCCTGGCCGTCGAGCTGGCCGCTGCCTGCCTGACCACCCTGCCGCTGGCCGAGGTCGCGGGCCGCCTCGACGAGCGGTTCACGCTGCTGTCCGGGGGGTGGCGGTCGGCGCGCCCCCGTCAGCGCACCCTGGCGGCCACGGTGGCCTGGAGCGTGGACCTGCTCTCCGTCCAGGAGCGCACGGTCCTCCAGGCGGTCTCGGTGCTGCCCGGCAGCTTCTCGCCCGACGCGGTGGACGCCGTCGCCGGCCAGGACGTCGGCGGGACGACGTTGGGACTGCTGCGCGGGCTGGTGGCCAAGTCCCTCGTCGAGCTGGACCGCGGGGCCGGCCGCTACCGGGTGCTGGAGACGATCCGCCAGTACGCGGAGCAGTCGCTGGACGCCGGGGCGGCCCGGCGGCTGCGGGACCGACACGCCGCCCACGTCCTGGCGCTCACCGAGCGGCTGGAGCCGACGCTGCGCGGGCCCGGGTGGACCGCCGGCGCCCGCCGGCTCGACGCCGAGCAGCCCGGCCTGCGGGCCGCCCTGGCCCATGCCACGGCCACCGGGCAGGGCGAGCTGGCCCTGCGGACGGCCTCGGCGCTGAGCTGGTGGTGGTACCGGCGCGGGCACGTCCAGGAGGGCCGTCGCTGGCTGGCCGCGGCGCTCGCCGTCCCCGGTGTCCCGCCCGCGGTGCGCAGCGGCGGCCTGCTGGGTGATGCCCTGCTGGCCTACCTGTCCGGGGACGTCGCCTCGATCTGGGCACGCACCAACGAGATCGTCGCGCTCGCCGACGAGCGTGACGGGGTGCTCCCCCTGGCCCTCGTGCTGCGCGGGTTCGTCCGGGCCCTGCTCGGTCAGCCCGACCCGGACGGGGAGACGGCCCGGGACATCGCCCGTGGTCTCGAGCTCGCCCACGCCTCGGGCATCCAGTGGGTGCAGGCGGAGATCGCGATGACCCTCGGGCAGTTCGCGCGGGTCGCCGGGGACACCGCCGGGGCGCTGGCACGACTGGCGGAGGCGGAGTCACTGGCGCTGGCGCTGGGCCACTCGTGGGCGCGGTCCTCCGCCCTGTGGGTGCGGGCCAAGGCACTCGTCGACGTCGGCCGGGGTCCCGAGGCCCTCGACGCGCTGCGCCGGATGGTCGAGGTCACGCACCCGGAGGGCGACGTGACCGGGACCCTGGCCGGGCTGCTCGCGTCCGTGGGCGCGGCCACCGTCAGCGGCCGAGCGCGGTCCGCCGCCGTCCTGCTCGGTGCCGTGGACGCCGCGGCACGCCGGGTGGGCTACGACCCGCTGCGGATGGACCCGGTGGACGGCCGGCGCTACGTCGAGGCCACCCGCGCCGCGCTCGACCCGGCCGAGTACGCCGACGGCCTCGCCGAGGGCGAGCTCCTGGACCTCACCGCGGCCTGCACGCTGGTCGGCGAGCTGGCCGGTGGGACGACCGACCCTCCGGTGCGCAAGGCGGGGACAAGCCGCGCGCAAGGCCGCTCCACCACGGTGGTCCTGCCCACCGACCAGGAGAGAGAGCATGGCACCCGGAACGCACGTCCCCCCGACCACGGCCACGACGGCCGCTGA
- a CDS encoding DUF4333 domain-containing protein: MAPGTHVPPTTATTAAEPAAPFPAPPWAPGRAPVPPPRRRTGRVVAAVAGTTLAVAALAGGALLLFGEPTLDTAVVEERIVTETGLQAGAAATDVDCPTGVTAEAGGAFTCTAQLDGQPVTYTVRQQDAEGNVRFQLDDEIVRLDDVEQMLADQLATDHGLAVTAACGTDERRVLVDGTRTPLPCVATNVEDASDTLALVVAVQADGSITYAEA; this comes from the coding sequence ATGGCACCCGGAACGCACGTCCCCCCGACCACGGCCACGACGGCCGCTGAGCCCGCCGCACCGTTCCCCGCACCACCGTGGGCGCCCGGTCGGGCACCCGTCCCCCCGCCGCGCCGCCGCACCGGTCGGGTCGTCGCGGCCGTCGCCGGCACGACCCTCGCCGTCGCCGCCCTGGCCGGCGGAGCGCTCCTGCTGTTCGGGGAGCCGACCCTGGACACCGCTGTCGTCGAGGAGCGGATCGTCACCGAGACCGGGCTGCAGGCCGGGGCGGCCGCCACCGACGTCGACTGCCCGACGGGGGTGACCGCCGAGGCCGGCGGCGCCTTCACCTGCACCGCGCAGCTCGACGGCCAGCCGGTGACGTACACCGTCCGGCAGCAGGACGCCGAGGGCAACGTCCGGTTCCAGCTCGACGACGAGATCGTGCGGCTGGACGACGTCGAGCAGATGCTCGCCGACCAGCTCGCCACCGACCACGGGCTGGCGGTCACCGCCGCCTGCGGCACCGACGAGCGGCGCGTCCTGGTCGACGGCACACGGACGCCGCTGCCCTGCGTGGCGACGAACGTGGAGGACGCATCGGACACGCTCGCGCTGGTCGTGGCGGTCCAGGCCGACGGCAGCATCACCTACGCGGAGGCCTGA
- a CDS encoding site-specific integrase gives MVRRRSETRTGTQPDAHPADGGLVLPGDVESVGRYLDAAKAESTRRAYEADFRAWSDWAAQRGFTPLPAADAAVAAYLAALGDAGASPRTIARRLSGIGHAHREAGHPSPSEHPGTREVLRGIRRAAARSGRRPKKARALDTQTIRALVEDLPEGPAGLRDRALVLTSFALGLRASDACGLDVTDLAPAGHGGLDVTVRFSKTDQEGAGEVLALAPGVRVQTCPVRALQAWVEAAGLESGPLFRSVGRGAAPRIGRTRMARSSVRLVLLRAAERAGVPLEGLSPHSLRRSFATEGYKAGVSERELARTGRWASVTTLRGYDASSRWAAPASARLGL, from the coding sequence GTGGTCCGGCGTCGCTCGGAGACGCGCACCGGGACGCAGCCGGACGCGCACCCCGCCGACGGGGGACTGGTGCTGCCCGGCGACGTCGAGTCCGTGGGCCGCTACCTGGACGCGGCGAAGGCGGAGTCGACGCGGCGGGCGTACGAGGCGGACTTCCGGGCGTGGTCGGACTGGGCCGCTCAGCGCGGCTTCACCCCGCTGCCGGCCGCGGACGCCGCGGTGGCGGCCTACCTCGCTGCGCTCGGCGACGCCGGCGCCAGCCCGCGCACCATCGCCCGGCGGCTGTCCGGGATCGGGCACGCCCACCGCGAGGCCGGGCACCCCAGCCCGTCGGAGCACCCCGGCACCCGCGAGGTGCTGCGCGGCATCCGCCGGGCGGCGGCCCGCAGCGGACGGCGTCCGAAGAAGGCCCGTGCACTGGACACCCAGACCATCCGCGCGCTCGTCGAGGACCTGCCCGAGGGGCCCGCCGGGCTGCGCGACCGGGCGCTGGTGCTCACCTCCTTCGCCCTCGGCCTGCGGGCCTCGGACGCCTGCGGCCTGGACGTCACCGACCTGGCCCCGGCCGGGCACGGCGGCCTCGACGTCACCGTGCGGTTCTCCAAGACCGACCAGGAGGGCGCCGGGGAGGTGCTGGCCCTCGCGCCCGGGGTGCGGGTGCAGACCTGCCCGGTGCGCGCGCTGCAGGCCTGGGTCGAGGCGGCCGGGCTGGAGTCCGGCCCGCTGTTCCGCAGTGTCGGGCGCGGCGCGGCACCGCGGATCGGCCGAACCCGGATGGCGCGGTCGTCGGTGCGGCTGGTGCTGTTGCGGGCGGCCGAGCGGGCCGGCGTCCCGCTGGAGGGGCTCAGCCCGCACAGCCTCCGCCGGTCCTTCGCCACCGAGGGCTACAAGGCCGGGGTCAGCGAGCGCGAGCTGGCCCGCACCGGCCGGTGGGCCTCGGTCACCACCCTGCGCGGCTACGACGCCAGCAGCCGCTGGGCGGCCCCGGCGTCCGCCCGGCTGGGCCTCTGA